From a region of the Neobacillus niacini genome:
- the glpK gene encoding glycerol kinase GlpK — protein MKKEKYILSIDQSTSGTKVLLVTSKGQIVHKCSMSHTQYYPKTGWVEHDPVEIYENVKTLLKEMVQTTAVPENELAVLAITNQRETVVVWDKETGNPVYNAIVWQCRRTSDSCEELKKQGYETMIQSKTGLKADPYFSASKVKWMMDHVNGVKDRAKQGKLLLGTIDSWLIWKLTGGKVHATDYSNASRTLLFNIHTLQWDDELIELFDIPKEMLPRVRDSNAIYGLTEDQTLPFNKLPISGVIGDSQGALFGQKCFEPGMAKATYGTGTSVLMQTGKMVEGTNGLVTSIAWGLSGKVSYALEGIINSTGDTIKWLKDQLELIDDIGQAELLASSLSDNEGVYLVPAFVGLGAPYWKPYSRAAIMGMSRSTGKRHIVRAALESIAYQVKDVIQLMQSESNIRIKIVRVDGGATSNRFLMQYQADMLDIDVIASKIVELSSMGSIYLAGLGVGIWKTTDEINDLNQENELYQPLITNDIRDKYYQGWRQSVNSVLVC, from the coding sequence ATGAAAAAAGAGAAATATATCCTCTCAATCGATCAAAGCACGTCTGGAACAAAAGTATTGCTTGTTACTTCGAAAGGGCAAATCGTTCATAAATGTTCGATGAGTCATACGCAATACTATCCGAAAACAGGATGGGTGGAACATGACCCTGTTGAAATCTATGAAAATGTTAAAACCCTTTTGAAGGAGATGGTTCAAACAACTGCCGTTCCAGAAAATGAGTTGGCTGTTTTAGCGATTACGAATCAAAGAGAAACGGTAGTGGTTTGGGATAAAGAAACAGGAAATCCAGTTTATAATGCCATCGTTTGGCAATGTCGGAGAACGTCTGATAGTTGTGAGGAGCTGAAAAAACAAGGCTATGAAACGATGATTCAATCCAAAACCGGGTTAAAGGCAGATCCATATTTTTCTGCATCCAAGGTAAAATGGATGATGGATCATGTCAATGGCGTCAAAGATAGAGCAAAACAAGGAAAGCTCTTATTAGGTACGATTGATAGCTGGCTGATTTGGAAATTAACAGGCGGAAAGGTCCATGCAACAGACTATTCCAATGCAAGCAGGACACTCCTATTTAATATCCATACCCTTCAATGGGATGATGAGTTAATAGAGTTATTTGATATTCCTAAAGAAATGCTTCCTAGAGTGAGAGATTCAAATGCCATCTATGGTTTGACAGAAGACCAAACCCTTCCCTTTAACAAACTTCCTATCTCTGGTGTAATTGGGGATTCACAAGGTGCATTATTTGGGCAGAAATGTTTTGAACCAGGGATGGCAAAAGCAACATATGGAACTGGTACTTCTGTGCTAATGCAAACAGGGAAAATGGTAGAGGGCACCAATGGATTGGTCACTTCTATTGCATGGGGATTAAGTGGGAAGGTAAGCTATGCTTTGGAAGGAATTATTAATAGTACCGGTGATACAATTAAATGGTTGAAGGACCAACTGGAATTAATTGATGACATTGGCCAGGCTGAGCTTTTGGCTAGTTCCCTTTCGGATAATGAGGGGGTCTACCTCGTTCCTGCTTTTGTTGGATTGGGAGCTCCTTATTGGAAACCCTATTCACGTGCTGCAATAATGGGAATGAGCCGAAGTACAGGAAAACGGCACATTGTCCGAGCTGCACTGGAAAGTATTGCTTACCAGGTTAAAGATGTAATCCAACTCATGCAATCAGAATCAAATATTCGCATCAAGATTGTTAGAGTGGATGGAGGGGCAACAAGTAACCGCTTCCTAATGCAATATCAAGCAGACATGTTGGATATAGATGTTATCGCTTCCAAAATAGTAGAATTATCATCAATGGGATCTATTTATTTAGCTGGTCTTGGTGTCGGAATATGGAAAACGACAGATGAAATAAATGATCTTAATCAAGAAAATGAATTGTACCAGCCTTTGATAACAAATGATATAAGAGACAAGTATTATCAAGGATGGAGGCAATCAGTAAATAGTGTTTTGGTATGTTAA
- a CDS encoding DUF4038 domain-containing protein, translating into MERLKISENRRYFTQQDGTPFIWLADTDWTIAQRLKWDDAEYLMQKRKSQGFTVLQIVALDPEQDREMRNPAGEKALINDNLNTPNEKYFQYLDWIIDKAAEYGFYVLLLPVWGELVVGHNWMGEFSEKIVTKENAFQYGKWIGNRYKDRTNIIWCLGGDRQPIHLGVDYKDVWRNIAEGIAKGVLQKDIKHNEKDPNWQKLLMTYHACHEAETGECSTMSYWTDDDAWISFIMIQSGHGLTPKNYELVKNDYNRNNPMPVFDGEPAYEQMPTTWPIGSDFHGGWMVRKRAYWSLFAGSFGHTYGHPSVCWMISEKERDNFRRYSWFEALDQPGAWQMKILRDFLESRDLSQCLPGQDLLIEQNHKLQDVTDEHIQACIEKEGKFACLYFPSGGEETVDLSRLKIDHLQVWWFNPRDGQCYTQENVITDKAISLEAIIPDGEIGVLKLITPTRGNEQDWVCVIENRNNQSKIPGEAKIYGELPVPPEIKKTFMW; encoded by the coding sequence ATGGAAAGGTTAAAAATCTCAGAGAATAGAAGATATTTTACACAACAGGATGGCACGCCATTTATCTGGTTGGCAGATACTGATTGGACTATCGCACAGAGATTAAAATGGGACGATGCAGAATACTTGATGCAAAAAAGAAAATCACAAGGATTTACAGTACTTCAAATTGTTGCACTGGATCCCGAGCAAGATAGGGAAATGAGAAATCCAGCTGGAGAAAAGGCTTTAATAAATGATAATCTGAACACTCCTAATGAAAAATATTTTCAATATTTAGATTGGATAATCGACAAAGCAGCAGAATATGGATTTTACGTACTTTTACTGCCAGTATGGGGAGAACTTGTTGTTGGCCATAATTGGATGGGGGAGTTTTCAGAGAAAATTGTTACGAAAGAAAATGCCTTTCAATATGGAAAATGGATTGGTAATCGCTATAAAGACAGAACAAATATCATTTGGTGTCTAGGTGGGGACAGGCAGCCTATTCATCTAGGGGTAGATTACAAGGATGTATGGCGAAATATAGCTGAAGGAATTGCAAAAGGGGTTCTGCAAAAGGATATTAAACATAACGAAAAAGATCCTAATTGGCAAAAACTTTTAATGACTTATCATGCATGTCATGAAGCGGAGACCGGGGAATGTTCAACGATGTCTTATTGGACTGATGATGACGCTTGGATATCGTTTATCATGATTCAATCCGGACATGGGTTAACACCGAAAAATTATGAACTAGTAAAAAATGATTATAATAGAAATAATCCAATGCCAGTTTTCGATGGAGAACCTGCGTATGAACAAATGCCTACAACTTGGCCAATTGGATCTGATTTCCATGGGGGATGGATGGTAAGAAAACGTGCCTATTGGAGCTTGTTTGCAGGGTCTTTTGGTCATACATATGGGCATCCATCCGTGTGTTGGATGATTTCAGAAAAGGAAAGAGACAACTTCAGAAGATATTCTTGGTTTGAAGCTTTAGACCAACCGGGGGCATGGCAGATGAAAATCTTGCGTGATTTTTTGGAATCTAGAGATTTAAGTCAGTGTCTTCCGGGTCAGGATTTACTAATTGAACAGAATCATAAGTTACAAGATGTCACAGATGAACACATTCAGGCATGTATAGAAAAGGAAGGAAAATTCGCTTGCTTATACTTCCCATCAGGCGGAGAAGAAACTGTCGATTTAAGTAGATTGAAAATAGATCATTTGCAAGTTTGGTGGTTTAATCCAAGAGATGGACAATGTTATACACAAGAGAATGTTATTACAGATAAAGCAATTAGTTTAGAAGCAATAATACCAGATGGAGAGATAGGTGTATTAAAATTAATAACACCAACTCGTGGAAATGAGCAGGATTGGGTATGTGTGATAGAAAACAGAAATAATCAATCCAAAATTCCTGGCGAAGCAAAAATTTATGGAGAACTCCCTGTACCTCCTGAAATCAAGAAAACATTTATGTGGTGA
- a CDS encoding transketolase: protein MNKIEFLKRKATEIRKELLTMIYEAGTGHTGGSLSNTDILTVLYYHIMNVDPNNPKWEDRDRYVQSKGHAVESYWAILADKGFFPKEELKTFSQFNTRLIGHPNNKVPGVEMNTGALGHGLPISVGMALAAKMDRKSYRVYTLMGDGEQAEGSVWEGAMAASHYKLDNLVAIIDRNGLQITGSTEDVMSLEPFGAKWSAFGWEVVEVDGNDIEQLVTVLENTPNVAGKPTLIVANTVKGKGISFAENVAKWHHHVPSKEEYQLAIEELSKQLEVQQ, encoded by the coding sequence ATGAACAAGATTGAGTTTCTAAAACGAAAAGCAACCGAAATCCGTAAGGAACTTCTAACCATGATTTATGAAGCGGGAACGGGTCATACAGGCGGTTCCCTTTCTAATACAGATATCTTAACAGTTCTTTACTATCACATTATGAATGTCGATCCAAACAATCCAAAATGGGAAGACCGTGACCGTTATGTACAGAGTAAAGGACATGCGGTGGAGTCGTACTGGGCGATTTTAGCAGATAAGGGTTTCTTCCCTAAAGAAGAATTAAAAACGTTCTCTCAATTTAATACCAGATTAATCGGTCACCCGAACAATAAGGTACCTGGTGTTGAAATGAATACAGGTGCGTTGGGACATGGACTGCCAATCTCGGTAGGTATGGCCTTGGCTGCAAAAATGGATAGGAAATCGTACCGGGTTTATACATTAATGGGAGACGGTGAGCAGGCGGAAGGCTCGGTTTGGGAAGGGGCTATGGCCGCTTCACATTACAAGCTCGACAATTTAGTTGCGATCATTGACAGGAATGGATTGCAAATCACAGGAAGCACGGAAGATGTTATGTCCCTTGAACCATTTGGCGCTAAATGGAGTGCATTTGGCTGGGAAGTGGTTGAGGTAGATGGAAATGATATCGAACAATTGGTTACTGTCCTAGAGAACACGCCAAATGTTGCTGGAAAACCAACTCTCATTGTGGCAAATACCGTCAAAGGTAAGGGGATTTCATTTGCAGAAAATGTAGCAAAATGGCATCATCATGTACCAAGTAAAGAAGAATATCAATTAGCAATAGAAGAACTCTCAAAGCAACTGGAGGTGCAACAATGA
- a CDS encoding helix-turn-helix domain-containing protein, with protein sequence MRKKQSSHNSVETKLEAVRQVLENKRPVAEVASELDLHRDTVNRWVISFKDNGEQGLVNPRSISKPSQSKDIKKTRELEKKIKEKDMEIEILKKFQAFLKGNE encoded by the coding sequence ATGAGAAAAAAACAATCATCACATAATAGTGTCGAAACTAAGTTGGAAGCAGTGCGTCAAGTGCTGGAAAATAAAAGGCCAGTGGCTGAGGTTGCAAGTGAACTAGATTTACACCGGGATACAGTGAATCGTTGGGTAATCTCTTTTAAGGATAATGGTGAGCAGGGTCTTGTGAATCCACGCTCTATTTCGAAGCCTTCTCAGTCAAAGGATATAAAGAAGACCCGGGAGTTGGAGAAGAAAATAAAAGAAAAAGACATGGAGATAGAAATCCTAAAAAAGTTCCAGGCCTTTCTCAAAGGGAACGAATAA
- a CDS encoding transglutaminase-like domain-containing protein, translating into MELIAESTDLNDYLKELEVVNFSHPLIKEIVNELFNDEQKEIEKTKAAFEFVRDKISHSWDIQSTNVTCKASDVMKYKEGICYAKSNLLAALLRSQGIPTGFCYQRLMIFDTPDKGYSLHTLNGVFLRSFNRWIRLDARGNKPGVQAEFSINEEILAFSIQENFDEKDYPIIYCQPNPKTIATLVENTNTLEMYKYHLPDTL; encoded by the coding sequence TTGGAATTAATTGCTGAGTCAACAGATTTAAATGACTATTTGAAAGAATTAGAGGTGGTTAATTTTTCTCATCCTTTAATTAAGGAAATAGTTAATGAATTGTTTAATGATGAACAGAAAGAAATTGAAAAGACTAAGGCTGCTTTTGAATTTGTAAGAGACAAAATATCTCATTCTTGGGACATACAAAGTACCAATGTTACCTGTAAAGCATCAGATGTCATGAAATACAAAGAAGGCATATGCTACGCAAAATCAAATTTATTGGCTGCCTTACTAAGATCACAAGGTATCCCAACAGGTTTTTGCTATCAACGACTTATGATATTCGATACACCCGATAAGGGGTATTCACTTCATACTTTAAATGGAGTATTCCTTCGTTCATTTAACCGATGGATTCGCCTAGATGCTCGTGGAAACAAACCAGGAGTCCAAGCAGAATTTTCAATAAATGAAGAAATCTTAGCATTTTCCATTCAAGAAAATTTCGATGAAAAGGACTATCCAATTATTTATTGTCAACCTAATCCAAAAACGATTGCAACATTAGTAGAAAATACAAATACATTAGAAATGTATAAATACCATCTACCTGATACATTATAA
- a CDS encoding sensor histidine kinase, protein MRTIKPILNSLVFKLFLCITLIIGPLMVVHIIYTHYAVEVVRNQVAQSNQNMLNIYMNQIDQSLEGVSNYIFNLSQNNTDLYYMQYNENFELNDYEEAKIRLFHSIANQSDFYTAIDSIFIYSSAYKDFINTQKFADTFLERNSAREEIRQLIADPPEQLMEGSWNIWKGAKNYYLLQYFNVNGVYIGAWVNMERLIKPFKYIDFGETGQALLTTTELIPITNKKFIEEKQINLTPKTKENYAISGNNDRFVLMREKSESGDFYLAALIPESEILERLPYLQRISSIITLAAILFFLFFIFIMRKIFLEPINRIVSAMKKLRKGDLDERLPTYRNSTEFEVMNATFNHMISEIKDLKINVYEEKLNLQRAELKHLQLQINPHFFLNSLNIIYNLATVKEFSLIQEMSKCLANYFRFMFRSNSYFVSLEDEIKHTENYLRIQQLRFPETFLYFVEVPDELKKCNIPPLIIQTIAENSIKHAFNFDEQLEIHIKIKQDEDSGLIHIKIKDTGDGFPEDVLYSLKKNESLTNSEGERIGIWNVKKRLTLLYGESSKIRFSNEQGKGATVQIWIPKDLI, encoded by the coding sequence ATGCGAACAATCAAGCCTATTTTAAATTCACTTGTGTTTAAGCTGTTTTTATGTATTACATTGATCATCGGTCCGTTAATGGTAGTTCATATTATATATACCCATTATGCAGTTGAAGTCGTTCGAAACCAGGTAGCTCAATCAAACCAAAATATGCTTAATATATATATGAACCAAATTGACCAGAGTCTTGAAGGTGTTTCAAACTATATATTTAATCTTTCTCAAAACAATACTGACTTATACTATATGCAATACAACGAAAACTTTGAATTGAATGATTATGAAGAAGCAAAAATACGTTTATTTCATTCTATCGCGAATCAATCTGACTTTTATACAGCAATCGATTCCATCTTTATTTATTCCTCTGCCTACAAAGATTTCATTAATACTCAGAAATTCGCAGATACTTTTTTGGAACGCAATTCTGCACGGGAGGAAATTCGGCAGCTAATTGCGGATCCACCGGAGCAATTAATGGAAGGAAGTTGGAATATCTGGAAAGGAGCTAAGAATTATTACTTACTTCAATACTTTAACGTTAACGGTGTTTATATTGGTGCATGGGTAAATATGGAAAGGCTTATAAAGCCCTTTAAATATATTGATTTTGGGGAAACTGGACAAGCATTATTGACTACTACAGAGTTAATTCCAATTACCAATAAAAAATTTATTGAAGAGAAACAAATAAATTTGACTCCAAAAACTAAAGAGAACTATGCAATTTCAGGAAATAATGACCGCTTTGTTTTGATGAGAGAAAAGTCGGAATCGGGGGATTTTTATCTTGCTGCTTTAATACCAGAAAGTGAAATCCTTGAAAGGCTTCCATATTTACAGCGAATATCGTCTATTATTACACTAGCGGCAATTTTGTTCTTCTTATTTTTTATTTTCATAATGAGAAAGATCTTTCTAGAACCGATTAATCGTATTGTATCGGCCATGAAAAAACTAAGGAAAGGTGATTTGGATGAACGTCTTCCCACTTATCGAAATTCTACTGAATTTGAGGTCATGAACGCAACCTTTAATCATATGATTTCCGAGATTAAAGATTTAAAAATCAATGTATATGAAGAAAAATTAAATCTTCAAAGAGCGGAACTAAAGCACCTTCAGCTGCAAATTAATCCGCATTTTTTCCTTAATTCCTTAAATATTATTTATAATTTAGCTACTGTTAAGGAGTTTAGTCTTATCCAAGAGATGTCTAAGTGTTTAGCCAATTATTTTCGGTTTATGTTTCGCAGTAATTCGTATTTTGTTAGTTTAGAAGATGAAATCAAACATACAGAGAATTATTTAAGGATTCAACAACTTCGATTCCCAGAAACCTTTCTTTATTTCGTTGAGGTACCAGATGAACTAAAGAAATGTAATATTCCGCCGCTTATTATTCAAACCATTGCAGAGAATTCCATTAAACATGCATTTAATTTTGATGAGCAGCTAGAGATTCATATCAAAATAAAGCAAGATGAGGATTCAGGCTTAATACATATCAAGATAAAGGATACAGGTGATGGGTTCCCAGAGGATGTGTTGTATAGTTTAAAAAAGAATGAATCTCTTACGAATAGTGAAGGGGAGAGAATCGGAATTTGGAATGTGAAAAAAAGATTAACATTGTTATATGGAGAAAGTTCCAAAATACGCTTTTCAAACGAGCAGGGAAAAGGTGCAACCGTTCAAATCTGGATACCTAAAGACTTGATTTAA
- a CDS encoding transketolase family protein, with protein sequence MSNVALKGDKGNKIANRQAISETLLNLAKENKNILVVTSDSRGSASLVDFGKQLPDQIVEVGIAEQNLVGVASGLAASGKKPFVASPACFLSMRSIEQIKVDVAYSNTNVKLIGISGGVSYGALGMSHHSLQDLAVTRAIPGLDVMMPADRHEAKKMIEALVEYDRPVYVRIGRNPVEDSYASDNYDFQIGKAITMKEGTDITVIATGETVRIALDSAEALQQEGIDCRVINMHTIKPLDKEAILKAAEETGSIITIEEHSIYGGLGSAVAEVVSQSNPVPVRILGLPDEPAIAGKTAEVFEYYGLSVDNVKKIAIQMVRGL encoded by the coding sequence ATGAGTAATGTTGCTCTAAAAGGTGATAAAGGAAATAAGATTGCCAATCGTCAAGCGATCAGTGAGACTTTATTAAATTTGGCTAAAGAAAATAAAAATATTTTAGTAGTTACCAGTGATTCAAGAGGTTCAGCCTCGCTTGTGGATTTTGGTAAACAATTACCGGACCAAATAGTTGAAGTCGGGATTGCTGAACAAAATCTAGTCGGAGTTGCTTCAGGCTTGGCGGCATCTGGTAAAAAACCATTTGTGGCATCACCAGCTTGTTTTTTAAGCATGAGAAGTATTGAACAAATCAAAGTGGATGTAGCATATTCTAATACCAATGTTAAGTTAATCGGAATAAGCGGCGGCGTTAGTTACGGTGCATTAGGTATGTCGCACCATTCATTGCAGGATCTTGCGGTGACCCGTGCGATTCCTGGTTTGGATGTCATGATGCCGGCAGATCGTCATGAGGCGAAAAAAATGATTGAAGCATTAGTTGAATACGATCGACCAGTTTACGTCCGGATTGGCCGCAATCCAGTAGAAGATTCCTATGCATCTGATAACTATGATTTTCAAATTGGTAAAGCAATCACGATGAAAGAGGGTACGGATATTACCGTTATAGCAACAGGTGAGACAGTTAGAATTGCCTTGGATTCCGCAGAAGCCCTTCAACAGGAAGGCATAGATTGCAGAGTCATCAATATGCATACGATTAAACCGTTGGATAAAGAAGCTATCTTAAAAGCAGCGGAGGAAACAGGAAGCATTATCACAATAGAAGAGCACAGCATTTATGGCGGCTTAGGTTCAGCGGTAGCTGAAGTGGTATCCCAAAGCAACCCGGTGCCAGTCAGGATTCTTGGTTTACCGGACGAACCAGCTATTGCAGGAAAAACCGCCGAAGTATTTGAATATTACGGATTGAGTGTAGACAATGTCAAGAAGATTGCCATTCAAATGGTCAGAGGTCTATGA
- a CDS encoding IS3 family transposase yields MRKDYPVNLLCRILGVSSSGYFAFLKRPKRKPSGEERQDLKQVKRIYFLHKGTYGAKRISRALKAEGIIINHKKVARLLNEANLKAKVRQPKTTHESKEQSAGYVYKNLLNRDFDAVHPNQKWVTDMSEVLVGQEKLYISAVMDLFNREVIAFEMSSSPNKDLIKATIMAAQKKRKLDTLDGVLIHSDQGSVYRSHMYRNLSKELHFIPSMSRKANCWDNAVIESFFSQLKTEFPCFYPNSPIDSFQHDLKKYIRYYNEKRIQKRMGFVSPKMYYFNYQNAS; encoded by the coding sequence TTGAGAAAGGATTATCCAGTCAATCTTTTATGCCGCATACTTGGGGTTTCCTCAAGTGGTTATTTTGCATTTCTTAAACGTCCTAAGCGCAAACCATCTGGAGAAGAACGCCAAGATTTAAAACAAGTAAAAAGGATTTATTTCCTTCACAAGGGTACGTATGGAGCCAAAAGAATATCCCGAGCATTAAAAGCCGAGGGCATAATAATAAATCACAAAAAAGTAGCGCGACTCTTGAATGAGGCCAATTTGAAAGCAAAGGTGAGGCAACCAAAAACTACTCATGAATCTAAGGAACAATCTGCAGGCTATGTCTATAAAAATCTATTAAATAGGGATTTTGACGCTGTTCATCCCAACCAAAAATGGGTAACAGATATGTCAGAGGTTTTGGTGGGTCAGGAAAAGTTGTATATCTCTGCGGTAATGGATTTATTTAATCGCGAAGTAATTGCCTTTGAAATGAGTTCAAGTCCTAATAAGGACTTGATAAAAGCGACTATTATGGCTGCACAGAAAAAGCGAAAATTGGATACATTGGACGGGGTCCTAATCCATAGCGACCAAGGAAGTGTGTACAGATCTCACATGTATCGCAATCTTAGTAAGGAGCTCCACTTCATACCAAGTATGTCAAGGAAGGCAAACTGTTGGGATAACGCTGTCATTGAGAGCTTTTTTTCGCAGTTAAAGACGGAATTCCCTTGTTTTTATCCAAACAGCCCAATTGATTCCTTTCAACATGATTTAAAGAAATATATTCGTTATTACAATGAAAAACGAATCCAAAAAAGAATGGGATTCGTTTCTCCTAAAATGTATTATTTTAATTACCAAAATGCATCATAA
- a CDS encoding L-fucose/L-arabinose isomerase family protein yields MEKIKLGFAPTRRFVFSKEDALKFKNLIREKMESFGLEMEIVDLEGINEEGLLYDRSEEGTIIKRFRDAEVDALFFPHCNFGTEDIVARVAKAIGKPVLLWGPRDEAPLEDGMRLRDTQCGLFATGKVLRRFNVKFTYITNCSVDNPVFERGFKNFIAAANVVKHFTNLRILQISTRPADFWSVICNEGELLETFGIQIHPITLDELKKVTLKVEKTDTPELDEAIGYIKEKLDWSGVTEQDVRRIASLKVAMKQLAADTRSTAIAIQCWSTLQDIIGIMPCLANAILTDEQIPVTCETDIHGAITAIMIQAATLNTKPTFFADITVRHPENPNGELLFHCGNFPVSLSVEEKPKLNKHFLFEDHSPGTHEGEIKGGEMTLARFDGDHGEYSIFLGKAKGIQGPFTRGSYVWVEVNDWPLWEEKLVKGPYIHHSVGVHADVIPAIFEACEYIPGLNPDPVDPTEGEIRAWLRGSDLNK; encoded by the coding sequence ATGGAAAAAATTAAACTTGGATTTGCCCCAACTCGGAGATTTGTATTTAGTAAAGAAGATGCTCTGAAATTTAAAAATTTAATTAGAGAGAAAATGGAAAGTTTTGGACTTGAGATGGAAATTGTTGATCTAGAGGGAATTAATGAAGAAGGGTTACTCTATGATCGCTCTGAAGAAGGAACAATTATTAAAAGATTTAGAGATGCCGAAGTAGATGCTTTATTTTTCCCTCATTGTAACTTTGGGACAGAAGACATTGTCGCACGTGTGGCTAAAGCAATTGGTAAACCTGTTTTACTGTGGGGTCCTAGGGATGAAGCACCATTAGAAGATGGAATGCGTCTTCGTGATACACAATGCGGCCTTTTTGCAACAGGCAAAGTCTTAAGAAGGTTTAATGTTAAGTTTACATACATCACGAACTGCAGCGTGGATAACCCTGTTTTTGAAAGAGGATTCAAGAACTTTATTGCGGCAGCCAATGTGGTTAAGCATTTTACAAATCTACGAATCTTGCAAATCTCAACAAGACCAGCAGATTTTTGGTCAGTTATCTGCAATGAAGGAGAATTATTAGAGACCTTTGGAATTCAAATTCATCCAATCACGCTTGATGAATTGAAAAAGGTAACATTAAAAGTAGAAAAAACAGATACCCCTGAATTAGATGAGGCAATTGGCTATATTAAGGAAAAACTCGATTGGAGTGGGGTTACTGAACAGGATGTTCGACGAATTGCTTCCTTAAAAGTAGCCATGAAACAACTGGCAGCCGATACAAGAAGCACAGCGATTGCCATTCAATGCTGGTCGACCTTACAAGACATTATCGGCATCATGCCATGTTTAGCCAATGCGATTTTGACAGATGAGCAAATTCCAGTAACGTGTGAAACCGACATCCATGGTGCGATTACTGCTATCATGATTCAAGCGGCCACGTTAAATACGAAACCAACATTCTTTGCCGATATTACCGTTCGTCACCCTGAAAATCCAAATGGCGAGTTATTATTCCACTGCGGTAACTTCCCTGTATCGTTAAGTGTGGAAGAAAAGCCAAAGCTAAACAAACACTTCCTATTTGAAGATCATTCTCCTGGTACTCATGAAGGGGAAATAAAGGGCGGAGAAATGACACTTGCACGCTTTGACGGAGATCATGGTGAATATTCAATATTCCTTGGAAAAGCAAAAGGAATTCAAGGACCGTTCACTAGAGGTTCATATGTTTGGGTTGAAGTGAATGATTGGCCATTATGGGAAGAAAAATTGGTAAAAGGTCCATACATTCACCATTCAGTAGGTGTCCATGCTGATGTTATCCCGGCCATATTTGAAGCGTGCGAATATATTCCTGGTTTAAATCCTGATCCAGTAGATCCTACTGAAGGTGAAATTAGAGCATGGCTTCGCGGCAGCGACCTTAATAAATAA
- a CDS encoding LacI family DNA-binding transcriptional regulator, whose product MKIDEIAKLANVSKSAVSLALNGKNGVSQKTREKILKIAEEHGYIPRPIIKADQYFQTNTNTKILRFVAVTNAGIVSEEFESLPFFMELIKYIDTQSGSSGYSLMVSSISIECLQEEISRLENEQKSAGILLLGTNLTPEQIKMIADIQPNLVVLDTCYETLDANFVVMNNVFGAYQAGQYLFELGHRKIGYVESNIRMYNFEMRKKGFIQALSEGRLEIDEYHYFSISPTTIAPQEAFTEKIKNSLDNMPTALFCETDYMAISVIKSLTELGIKVPEEISIIGFDNIFESRVITPELTTIHVKKDKIAFLAVEKLIRLIEDNDEDKIKLHVDTELIIRNSCLAINKK is encoded by the coding sequence ATGAAGATAGATGAAATTGCTAAATTGGCTAATGTTTCAAAATCAGCGGTCTCTTTAGCACTAAACGGGAAAAACGGAGTTAGTCAGAAGACTCGTGAAAAAATATTAAAAATTGCAGAGGAACACGGTTACATTCCTCGGCCTATTATTAAAGCAGACCAATATTTTCAAACCAATACGAATACAAAGATATTGAGATTTGTCGCAGTAACAAATGCAGGTATTGTATCAGAAGAATTTGAATCTCTACCTTTTTTTATGGAATTAATAAAATATATTGATACTCAATCTGGATCTAGTGGTTATTCCTTAATGGTTTCATCTATAAGTATAGAGTGCCTGCAAGAGGAAATATCAAGACTCGAAAATGAACAAAAATCTGCAGGAATTTTGTTATTGGGTACCAATTTAACACCAGAGCAAATTAAAATGATAGCAGACATACAACCGAATTTAGTTGTATTGGATACTTGTTATGAAACTTTAGATGCAAACTTTGTGGTAATGAACAATGTCTTTGGAGCTTATCAAGCTGGTCAATATTTATTTGAGTTAGGACATAGAAAAATTGGTTATGTTGAATCAAATATAAGAATGTATAACTTTGAAATGAGGAAAAAAGGCTTTATCCAGGCCCTATCAGAAGGGAGATTGGAAATAGATGAATACCATTATTTTTCCATTTCACCAACTACCATTGCACCCCAAGAGGCTTTTACAGAAAAAATAAAAAATAGTTTGGACAATATGCCAACAGCTTTATTTTGTGAAACGGATTATATGGCTATTAGCGTAATTAAATCCTTAACTGAATTAGGGATTAAAGTTCCAGAAGAGATTTCAATAATTGGATTTGATAATATCTTCGAATCAAGGGTAATTACTCCTGAATTGACAACCATCCATGTGAAAAAGGATAAGATTGCATTCCTAGCGGTCGAAAAGCTAATCAGACTGATTGAAGACAACGATGAAGATAAAATAAAATTACATGTTGATACTGAACTCATTATTAGAAATTCTTGTTTAGCAATTAATAAAAAATGA